Proteins from one Bradyrhizobium amphicarpaeae genomic window:
- a CDS encoding acyl-CoA dehydrogenase, translated as MNFDDTPQEAEFRLTARQWIAANAPKEFEQELSKSSLGRIRLAKHDMVDVGKAWQKKKFEGNWACLHWPKEYGGRGATPIEKVIWQQEEGVYGKLTQPFQIGEGMCGPTVMAFGSEDAKRRYLPKLASGEEIWCQLFSEPSAGSDVAGLRTRAEKKGDNWIVNGQKIWTSGAHYSDYGLLIARTDPNVPKHKGLTMFFLDMKSPGVEVRPIRQANGMQEFNEVYFTDVVIPDSQRLGAVGEGWSVSLTTLMNERMSIGSRLATGVPEMFEFCSNLMLEDGLAIDDPAVRSKLANWAAKSNGLKFTSYRTISALSKGERPGPENSIGKLVSGMMLQDIATYAMDLQGATGVLTGTDEETVQGQFQQMLLSSPSMRIAGGTDEILRNIIAERVLGLPGDIRVDKDVPYNKIPTKGR; from the coding sequence ATGAATTTCGACGACACCCCGCAGGAAGCCGAATTCCGCCTGACCGCGCGCCAATGGATCGCCGCCAACGCGCCCAAGGAGTTCGAGCAGGAGCTGTCCAAATCCTCGCTCGGCCGCATCCGGCTGGCGAAGCACGACATGGTCGATGTCGGCAAGGCCTGGCAGAAGAAGAAGTTCGAAGGCAATTGGGCCTGCCTGCACTGGCCTAAGGAGTATGGCGGTCGAGGTGCGACGCCGATCGAGAAGGTGATCTGGCAGCAGGAGGAGGGCGTCTACGGCAAGCTGACGCAGCCGTTCCAGATCGGCGAGGGCATGTGCGGTCCGACCGTGATGGCGTTCGGCAGCGAGGATGCCAAGCGCAGGTACCTGCCGAAGCTCGCTTCGGGCGAGGAGATCTGGTGCCAGCTGTTTTCCGAGCCGTCCGCCGGCTCCGATGTCGCTGGCCTGCGCACGCGCGCGGAGAAGAAGGGCGACAATTGGATCGTCAACGGCCAGAAGATCTGGACCTCCGGCGCGCATTACTCCGACTACGGCCTCCTGATCGCGCGCACCGATCCGAACGTGCCCAAGCACAAGGGTCTCACCATGTTCTTCCTGGACATGAAGAGCCCCGGCGTCGAGGTCCGGCCGATCAGGCAGGCCAATGGCATGCAGGAGTTCAACGAGGTCTATTTCACCGACGTCGTGATCCCCGACAGCCAGCGGCTAGGCGCCGTCGGCGAGGGTTGGAGCGTGTCGTTGACCACGCTGATGAACGAGCGCATGTCGATCGGCTCGCGCCTTGCGACCGGCGTGCCTGAGATGTTCGAGTTCTGCTCCAATCTGATGCTGGAGGACGGTCTCGCCATCGACGATCCTGCGGTGCGTTCGAAACTCGCGAACTGGGCGGCGAAGTCGAATGGGCTGAAATTTACCAGCTATCGCACCATCTCGGCGCTGTCGAAAGGCGAGCGGCCGGGCCCGGAGAATTCGATCGGCAAGCTGGTGTCGGGCATGATGCTGCAGGATATCGCGACCTACGCCATGGACCTGCAAGGCGCGACCGGTGTTCTCACCGGCACCGACGAGGAGACGGTGCAGGGCCAGTTCCAGCAGATGCTGCTGTCCTCGCCCTCGATGCGCATCGCCGGCGGCACCGACGAGATCCTGCGCAACATCATCGCCGAGCGGGTGCTGGGCCTGCCCGGCGACATCCGAGTCGACAAGGACGTGCCGTACAACAAGATCCCGACCAAGGGCAGATGA
- a CDS encoding SDR family NAD(P)-dependent oxidoreductase: MELKDVAVLITGGGSGLGEATARAMAAKGARIGVIDQNKENAEKVAAEVKGVALHADVTSEEQIKAAIAKAEAAHGVARVLMNCAGIGGSQRIVGRDGVYPLEKFARIINVNLIGTFNCLRLFAERLVTIEPVGEERGVIINTASVAAYEGQIGQIAYSASKGGVVGLTLPAARDLASQKIRVNTIAPGLFFTPLLMGLNEEARKSLGAQVPHPSRLGDAKEYGALAVHIVENAMLNGETIRLDGAIRMAPR, from the coding sequence ATGGAATTGAAAGACGTAGCCGTTCTCATCACCGGCGGCGGTTCGGGTCTCGGTGAAGCCACCGCGCGCGCCATGGCGGCCAAGGGCGCCAGGATCGGCGTCATCGACCAGAACAAGGAGAATGCCGAGAAGGTCGCGGCCGAGGTGAAGGGCGTCGCGCTGCATGCCGACGTCACCAGCGAAGAGCAGATCAAGGCGGCGATCGCCAAGGCGGAAGCTGCCCATGGCGTTGCCCGCGTGCTGATGAACTGCGCCGGCATCGGCGGCTCGCAGCGCATCGTCGGCCGCGACGGCGTCTATCCGCTGGAAAAATTCGCCCGCATCATCAATGTCAATCTGATCGGCACCTTCAACTGCCTGCGGCTGTTCGCCGAGCGGCTCGTCACGATCGAGCCGGTCGGTGAAGAGCGCGGCGTCATCATCAACACGGCCTCGGTTGCCGCTTACGAAGGCCAGATCGGCCAGATCGCCTATTCGGCCTCGAAGGGCGGCGTCGTCGGCCTGACGCTTCCGGCCGCACGCGACCTCGCCAGCCAGAAGATCCGCGTCAACACCATCGCGCCCGGGCTGTTCTTCACGCCGCTGCTGATGGGTCTGAACGAGGAAGCCCGCAAGAGCCTGGGCGCGCAGGTGCCGCATCCCTCGCGCCTCGGCGACGCCAAGGAATACGGCGCACTCGCCGTGCATATCGTCGAGAACGCGATGCTGAACGGCGAGACCATCCGTCTCGACGGCGCCATCCGCATGGCGCCGCGGTAG
- a CDS encoding acyl-CoA dehydrogenase family protein produces MNFDFSDDQKQLRDQARKFLAEKCSPKAVRVVLDGKAPYDKELWKGLAEMGFLGVAIPEEFGGAGAGHLELCVIAEEMGRANAPVPFSSTVYLAAEALLIAGSDAQKKKWLPAIASGEAIGTLALFEGKGNPAPKNVKLAAANGVLNGVKKPVPDGAIADFAVVAARTGSSGRDGDVSLFLVDLKGAGVAVKSLTNLDPTRGQAEITFSDCKAEPLGAASEGWSTLTQVLDRAAVLCAFEQVGGSDRALEMGRDYALDRIAFGRQIGSFQAVKHMLADMYVSATLARSNSYYGAWALSTNAAELPEAAAAARISATQAFQHCAKNNIQVHGGMGFTWEFDCHMYYRRANAMALGLGSLSYWEDQLIERMRKKNAA; encoded by the coding sequence ATGAACTTCGACTTCTCCGACGACCAGAAGCAGCTCCGTGATCAGGCGCGCAAATTCCTCGCCGAAAAATGCTCGCCCAAGGCCGTGCGCGTCGTGCTCGACGGCAAGGCGCCCTACGACAAGGAGCTCTGGAAGGGCCTCGCCGAGATGGGCTTTCTCGGCGTTGCGATTCCCGAGGAGTTCGGTGGTGCGGGCGCGGGGCATCTCGAACTCTGCGTCATCGCCGAAGAGATGGGCCGGGCCAATGCGCCGGTGCCCTTCTCCTCGACCGTGTATCTTGCTGCCGAGGCGCTGCTGATCGCGGGCAGCGACGCGCAGAAGAAGAAATGGCTGCCGGCGATTGCCTCGGGCGAGGCGATCGGCACGCTGGCGCTGTTCGAGGGCAAGGGCAATCCGGCGCCGAAGAACGTCAAGCTCGCGGCTGCGAACGGCGTCTTGAACGGGGTCAAGAAGCCGGTCCCCGATGGTGCGATTGCCGATTTCGCGGTGGTCGCAGCGCGGACGGGATCGAGCGGGCGCGACGGCGACGTCTCGCTGTTCCTGGTCGATCTCAAGGGCGCCGGCGTCGCAGTGAAGAGTCTCACCAATCTCGATCCAACCCGTGGACAGGCCGAGATCACCTTTAGCGATTGCAAGGCCGAGCCGCTCGGCGCTGCCAGCGAAGGCTGGAGCACCCTCACCCAGGTGCTCGATCGCGCCGCCGTACTCTGTGCGTTCGAGCAGGTCGGTGGCTCCGACCGCGCGCTGGAAATGGGCCGCGACTACGCGCTCGACCGTATCGCCTTCGGCCGCCAGATCGGTTCGTTCCAGGCGGTCAAGCACATGCTGGCCGACATGTATGTGTCGGCGACGCTGGCGCGCTCCAACAGCTATTACGGCGCCTGGGCGCTCTCGACCAACGCGGCCGAATTGCCGGAAGCCGCCGCCGCCGCCCGCATCAGCGCGACGCAGGCGTTCCAGCATTGCGCCAAGAACAACATTCAGGTTCACGGCGGCATGGGTTTCACCTGGGAATTCGACTGCCACATGTACTATCGCCGCGCCAACGCGATGGCGCTCGGGCTCGGCAGCCTGTCTTATTGGGAAGACCAGTTGATCGAGCGGATGCGGAAGAAGAACGCGGCGTGA
- a CDS encoding acyl-CoA synthetase — protein MTHPSIHARTTPDKIAYRMAGTGKAITYRELDELSNQGAQLFRSLGLKAGDHIALLMENRLAFMELCWAAQRSGLYYTAISRYLKQDEIDYIIADCGAKIVITTPKCADQIKDLVKGAAGEPLFYMMDDPLSGFRSYDKEAAAQPTTPIADEVAGYDMLYSSGTTGRPKGIKKTFEGNAIDAPNAFLRVLCADMCGMNADSIYLSPAPLYHAAPLRFNMMAIVLGGTSIIMEHFDAEEFLKLVEKYKVTQSQLVPTMFVRMLKLPDEVRNSYNVSTLRGAIHAAAPCPVDVKAKMIEWWGPILIEYYAGSEGNGVTVCNSQQWLEHRGSVGRAVVGKIKILDENDEEQPAGEIGTVYFADAPAFTYHNDPEKTKKAYNAKGWSTLGDVGYLDKDGFLFLTDRKSYMIISGGVNIYPQETEDVLITHPEVADVAVFGVPNEEMGEEVKAVVQPHDMARAGKALEADLIAYCKTRLSAIKCPRSIDFEPELPRTPTGKLVKRHLRDKYWPKTAAKI, from the coding sequence ATGACCCACCCCTCCATCCACGCCCGCACCACGCCCGACAAGATCGCCTACCGGATGGCCGGGACCGGCAAGGCGATCACCTATCGCGAGCTCGACGAGCTCTCGAACCAGGGCGCGCAGCTGTTCCGCTCGCTCGGCCTCAAGGCCGGTGACCACATCGCGCTGCTGATGGAGAATCGCCTCGCCTTCATGGAGCTGTGCTGGGCCGCGCAGCGCAGCGGACTCTATTACACCGCGATCAGCCGCTATCTGAAGCAGGACGAGATCGACTACATCATCGCCGATTGCGGCGCCAAAATCGTGATCACCACGCCGAAATGCGCCGATCAGATCAAGGATCTCGTCAAGGGCGCCGCCGGCGAGCCGCTGTTCTACATGATGGACGATCCGCTGTCCGGCTTCCGCTCCTACGACAAGGAAGCCGCCGCGCAACCGACCACGCCGATCGCCGACGAGGTCGCCGGCTACGACATGCTGTATTCGTCGGGCACGACCGGCCGCCCGAAGGGCATCAAGAAGACGTTCGAGGGCAACGCCATCGACGCGCCGAACGCCTTCCTGCGCGTGCTCTGCGCCGACATGTGCGGCATGAACGCCGACAGCATTTATCTCTCGCCGGCGCCGCTCTATCACGCGGCTCCCTTGCGCTTCAACATGATGGCGATCGTGCTCGGCGGCACGTCGATCATCATGGAGCACTTCGACGCAGAAGAGTTCCTGAAGCTGGTCGAAAAGTACAAGGTCACGCAATCACAGCTCGTGCCGACCATGTTCGTGCGCATGCTGAAGCTGCCGGACGAGGTCCGCAACAGTTACAACGTCTCCACGCTCAGGGGCGCGATCCATGCCGCCGCCCCCTGTCCGGTCGACGTCAAGGCCAAGATGATCGAATGGTGGGGACCGATCCTGATCGAGTATTACGCAGGCTCGGAAGGCAACGGCGTCACCGTCTGCAACTCGCAGCAATGGCTGGAGCATCGCGGCAGCGTCGGCCGCGCCGTGGTCGGCAAGATCAAGATCCTGGACGAGAACGACGAGGAGCAGCCTGCCGGCGAGATCGGCACGGTCTATTTCGCCGACGCACCCGCCTTCACCTATCACAACGACCCCGAGAAGACGAAGAAGGCCTACAACGCCAAGGGCTGGTCCACGCTCGGCGATGTCGGCTATCTCGACAAGGATGGCTTCCTGTTCCTGACCGACCGCAAGTCCTACATGATCATCTCCGGCGGCGTGAACATCTACCCGCAGGAGACCGAGGACGTGCTGATCACCCACCCCGAGGTCGCCGATGTCGCCGTGTTCGGCGTGCCGAACGAGGAGATGGGCGAAGAGGTGAAGGCGGTGGTGCAGCCACACGACATGGCTCGTGCCGGCAAGGCGCTCGAGGCCGATTTGATCGCCTACTGCAAGACGCGGCTGTCGGCGATCAAGTGCCCGCGCTCGATCGATTTCGAGCCTGAGCTGCCGCGCACGCCCACGGGCAAGCTGGTGAAGCGGCATCTGCGCGACAAGTACTGGCCGAAGACGGCGGCGAAGATCTAG
- a CDS encoding enoyl-CoA hydratase/isomerase family protein, translating into MSQPLLIEHDDGVDRVTLNRPDSLNALDPALIDALNVYFQGLQRNRDTRVVVLRGAGKNFCAGLDLKAAMARRAGQQEPPGVTESLDSQRRIADIVMLMRRCPQPIISLVQGAAAGGGFALALASDIRIATKSARMNCAFIKLGLGGCDIGTSYFLPRLVGVSVASELILTGRFIGAERALAVGLVSEVVDDDNLDAAAEPYVDAMMTASPVGLRLSKECLNMSVDAGSLEAVIAMEDRNQVLCSRSEEFSEGIRAFLEKRKPVYIKR; encoded by the coding sequence ATGTCCCAACCGTTGCTGATCGAGCATGACGACGGCGTCGATCGGGTGACGCTCAATCGGCCCGACAGTCTCAACGCTCTCGATCCGGCGCTGATCGACGCGCTTAACGTTTATTTCCAGGGCCTGCAGCGCAACCGCGATACGCGCGTGGTCGTGCTCCGCGGTGCCGGCAAGAATTTCTGCGCAGGCCTTGATCTCAAGGCGGCGATGGCCCGCCGGGCCGGGCAACAGGAGCCGCCCGGCGTCACGGAGTCACTCGATTCGCAGCGGCGTATCGCCGACATCGTGATGCTGATGCGGCGTTGTCCGCAACCCATCATCTCTCTCGTGCAGGGCGCGGCGGCCGGCGGCGGCTTTGCGCTGGCGCTGGCCTCCGACATCCGCATCGCGACGAAATCGGCGCGGATGAACTGCGCCTTCATCAAGCTTGGCCTCGGCGGCTGTGACATCGGCACCAGCTATTTCCTGCCGCGGCTGGTCGGGGTGTCCGTGGCGTCGGAGCTGATCCTCACGGGCCGGTTCATCGGCGCCGAGCGCGCGCTGGCGGTTGGGCTGGTCTCGGAAGTCGTGGACGACGATAATCTCGATGCGGCGGCCGAGCCTTATGTCGACGCGATGATGACGGCTTCGCCCGTGGGCCTGCGTCTCTCCAAGGAATGCCTCAACATGAGCGTCGATGCCGGATCGCTGGAAGCGGTGATCGCCATGGAGGATCGCAACCAGGTCCTGTGCAGCCGCTCCGAGGAATTTTCCGAAGGCATCAGGGCCTTCCTTGAGAAGCGAAAGCCTGTCTATATCAAACGCTGA
- a CDS encoding acyl-CoA dehydrogenase: protein MNFDDTPQEAEFRATARAWIGANAPKQYETELRKSSLGRTVLKNANILEVAKAWQKKKADAGWACLHWPKEYGGRGSSPIERVIWSQEEGPFGQLSRMFIIGHGMCGPTMMAFAREEHKRTYLPPLASGEKVWCQLFSEPAGGSDVAGLRTRAEKDGDDWVINGQKIWTSGAHYSDYGILLTRTDPDVPKHKGLTMFFLDMKSPGVEVRPIKQASGASDFNEVYFTNVRIPDHQRLGEVGDGWNVSLTTLMNERSAIGAAVSTGFPELFEYCSSLMLDDGPAIEDRAVRSKLANWAVKASGLKYTSMRAISALSKGERPGPENSIGKLVAGSMIQDVATYALDLQGASGVVSGEDAELAGRFQAMLLRAPGTRVEGGTDEIMRNIIAERVLGLPGDIRVDKDVPFNKIPTKGR from the coding sequence ATGAACTTCGACGACACGCCGCAGGAAGCCGAATTCCGTGCCACCGCCCGCGCCTGGATCGGTGCCAATGCGCCCAAGCAATACGAGACCGAGCTACGCAAATCCTCGCTCGGGCGCACGGTCCTCAAGAACGCCAATATTCTGGAAGTCGCAAAGGCCTGGCAAAAGAAGAAGGCGGATGCCGGCTGGGCCTGCCTGCACTGGCCGAAGGAATATGGCGGCCGCGGCTCGTCGCCGATCGAGCGGGTGATCTGGTCGCAGGAAGAAGGGCCGTTCGGCCAGCTCTCCCGCATGTTCATCATCGGACACGGCATGTGCGGGCCGACCATGATGGCGTTCGCGCGCGAGGAGCATAAGCGCACTTATCTGCCACCGCTCGCCTCCGGCGAGAAGGTGTGGTGCCAGCTGTTCTCCGAGCCGGCCGGCGGCTCGGACGTCGCGGGCCTGCGCACGCGCGCGGAGAAGGACGGCGACGACTGGGTCATCAACGGCCAGAAGATCTGGACCTCGGGGGCGCATTATTCCGACTACGGCATTCTGCTCACGCGCACCGATCCTGATGTGCCCAAGCACAAGGGCCTCACCATGTTCTTCCTGGACATGAAGAGCCCCGGCGTCGAGGTGCGGCCGATCAAGCAGGCGAGCGGCGCCTCGGACTTCAACGAAGTCTATTTCACCAATGTCAGGATTCCCGACCATCAGCGCCTCGGCGAGGTCGGCGATGGCTGGAATGTCTCGCTGACCACGCTGATGAACGAGCGCAGCGCGATCGGTGCGGCCGTCTCGACTGGATTTCCTGAATTGTTCGAATACTGCTCCAGCTTGATGCTTGACGACGGCCCGGCGATCGAGGATCGCGCGGTGCGCTCGAAGCTGGCGAACTGGGCGGTGAAGGCGAGCGGGCTGAAATACACCAGCATGCGCGCGATCTCGGCGCTGTCGAAGGGCGAGCGGCCGGGCCCGGAGAATTCCATCGGCAAGCTGGTGGCGGGCTCGATGATCCAGGACGTCGCGACCTACGCGCTGGATTTGCAGGGTGCGAGCGGCGTGGTCAGCGGCGAGGACGCCGAGCTCGCCGGTCGTTTCCAGGCGATGCTGCTGCGCGCGCCCGGCACCCGCGTCGAAGGCGGCACCGACGAGATCATGCGCAACATCATCGCCGAGCGGGTGCTGGGCCTGCCCGGCGATATCAGGGTCGACAAGGACGTGCCGTTCAACAAGATCCCCACCAAGGGAAGATGA
- a CDS encoding acetyl-CoA C-acetyltransferase: MAEAYIVAAARTAGGRKGGRLAGWHPADLAAKVLDELVDRTKADPAMVEDVIMGCVMQVGEQSNNVARNAIMASKLPESVPGTSIDRQCGSSQQALHFAAQAVMSGAMDVVIAAGVESMTRVPMGLSSQLPAKNGFGNYKSPGIEARYPNIVFSQFTGAEMMAEKYGLSKDDLDQYSYNSHQRAIAATQAGHFKKEIVPLEITRADGSKDTHHIDEGIRFDATLEGIKGVKLIAENGKLTAASASQICDGASGVMVVNEKGLKQLGVKPLARIHHMTMTGGDPVIMLDAPLHATKKALEKAGMTIDDIDLFEVNEAFASVPTGWLKTTGADPARLNVNGGAIALGHPLGGSGTKLMTTLVHALHQRGKRYGLQTMCEGGGMANVTIVERL, encoded by the coding sequence ATGGCCGAGGCATACATCGTCGCCGCTGCGCGTACCGCGGGCGGGCGCAAGGGGGGCCGCCTCGCCGGCTGGCATCCGGCCGATCTTGCCGCAAAAGTGCTGGACGAACTGGTCGACCGCACCAAGGCCGATCCCGCCATGGTCGAGGACGTGATCATGGGCTGCGTCATGCAGGTCGGCGAGCAGTCCAACAACGTCGCGCGCAACGCCATCATGGCCTCGAAGCTGCCGGAGAGCGTGCCGGGCACCTCGATCGACCGCCAGTGCGGCTCCTCGCAGCAGGCGCTGCATTTCGCCGCGCAGGCCGTGATGTCCGGCGCGATGGACGTCGTGATCGCCGCCGGCGTGGAATCGATGACGCGCGTGCCGATGGGCCTGTCCTCACAGCTTCCGGCCAAGAACGGCTTCGGCAATTACAAGAGCCCGGGCATCGAGGCGAGATATCCGAACATCGTGTTCAGCCAGTTCACAGGCGCCGAGATGATGGCCGAGAAGTACGGCCTGTCGAAGGATGATCTGGACCAATATTCCTATAACAGCCATCAGCGCGCGATCGCGGCGACGCAGGCCGGCCACTTCAAGAAGGAGATCGTGCCGCTCGAGATCACCCGCGCCGACGGCAGCAAGGACACCCATCACATCGACGAAGGCATCCGCTTCGATGCCACGCTCGAAGGCATCAAGGGCGTCAAGCTGATCGCGGAGAACGGCAAGCTCACCGCGGCCAGCGCCAGCCAGATCTGCGACGGCGCTTCCGGCGTGATGGTGGTGAACGAGAAGGGCCTGAAGCAGCTCGGGGTCAAGCCGCTCGCACGGATCCACCACATGACCATGACCGGCGGCGACCCCGTCATCATGCTCGACGCTCCCCTGCACGCCACCAAGAAGGCGCTGGAAAAGGCCGGCATGACGATCGACGACATCGACCTGTTCGAGGTCAACGAGGCTTTCGCCTCGGTGCCGACCGGCTGGCTCAAGACCACCGGCGCCGATCCGGCCCGCCTCAACGTCAACGGCGGCGCCATCGCGCTCGGCCATCCGCTCGGCGGCTCCGGCACCAAGCTGATGACGACGCTGGTGCACGCCCTGCACCAGCGCGGCAAGCGCTACGGCCTGCAGACCATGTGCGAAGGCGGCGGCATGGCCAACGTCACGATCGTCGAGCGGCTGTAA
- a CDS encoding TetR family transcriptional regulator, protein MLVAASELMIERSSIEISLSDIAQKSGANAALVKYHFGNKDGLLLALLARDAATEMSNLEYLLAQPITATAKLKLHIAGIIRAYHRFPYMNRLIHYLLHESVADSADEVSKFFVAPLLDFHRRLLAEGVSRGEFRATDPVLFYTSLIGACDHLFFGRHAMSRATGVGPVTDDVCRQYIKHMETLICGGILTQVEEAAAAG, encoded by the coding sequence TTGCTCGTGGCCGCGAGCGAGCTGATGATCGAACGCTCCTCGATCGAGATATCGCTGTCCGACATTGCGCAGAAGTCGGGCGCCAATGCCGCGCTGGTCAAATATCATTTCGGCAACAAGGACGGCCTGCTGCTGGCGCTGCTCGCGCGGGACGCGGCGACCGAGATGTCCAATCTCGAATATCTGCTGGCGCAGCCGATCACGGCGACGGCGAAGCTCAAGCTGCATATCGCCGGCATCATCCGGGCCTATCACCGGTTCCCCTACATGAATCGGCTGATCCATTATCTCCTGCACGAGAGCGTCGCCGACTCCGCCGACGAAGTCTCAAAGTTCTTCGTCGCGCCGCTGCTCGACTTTCACCGCCGCCTGCTCGCCGAGGGCGTCAGCCGCGGCGAATTCCGCGCCACCGATCCGGTGCTGTTCTACACCAGCCTGATCGGCGCCTGCGATCACCTGTTCTTCGGCCGGCACGCGATGTCTCGCGCGACCGGCGTCGGCCCGGTCACCGACGACGTCTGCCGGCAATATATCAAGCACATGGAAACGCTGATCTGCGGCGGCATCCTCACGCAAGTCGAGGAAGCTGCCGCGGCCGGGTGA
- a CDS encoding AMP-binding protein: MSGSAAAVMTKPAFRKIEWLARDIDVERRADGTVVLKSRIPLQAYETHIPASLAKWAKEAPERIWLAQRSGANREWRKVSYGEAKRTVDALTQGLLNLGLDGRPVAILSGNSIEHALMTQAAMQARSPAAPVSPAYSLMSHDHVKLKYLFDLIKPAVVMVQDGPTFEKALKAIDLTGVTVVHVMRPCDGITSVSFAELAATPVTADVEASIAKITPQTVGKLLFTSGSTGMPKAVINTQAMMCANAAMMMQVRPRNPSGPTTTMLDWMPWNHTMGGNAAFHPVLVDGGTLYIDDGRPMPGQFEETLRNLREISPTYYANVPAGYAALAAAMEKDDALCRSFFKNLSIMAYGGARLPDDLYDRMQALAVKTTGERIVFYTGWGSTETAPTSTGTYWDTERVGLIGLPFPGVELKMVPCGSKYELRLRGVNVTPGYFGQPELTRKMFDEEGFYCIGDAGIFVDDADPVKGIIFAGRVVEDFKLTTGTFVHVGSLRTDAIAAATPVVHDALVAGQDRPFIGLLAWPNLHACRQLVGNADLSFEDAVRHPEVIACFRRGLEAHNRECEGASSRIIARAMLMAEPPSIDGNELTDKGYINQRAGLERRVALVERLYADKPDQDVIVLR, encoded by the coding sequence ATGAGTGGAAGCGCGGCGGCCGTGATGACGAAGCCCGCCTTTCGCAAGATCGAGTGGCTGGCGCGCGACATCGACGTCGAACGCCGCGCTGACGGCACGGTGGTGCTGAAGTCGCGCATTCCGCTGCAAGCTTACGAGACGCACATTCCGGCCTCGCTGGCGAAATGGGCGAAGGAAGCGCCGGAGCGCATCTGGCTGGCGCAGCGCAGCGGCGCCAATCGCGAATGGCGCAAGGTGTCCTATGGCGAGGCCAAGCGCACCGTGGATGCGCTGACGCAAGGCCTGCTCAATCTCGGACTCGACGGTCGTCCCGTTGCGATCCTCTCCGGCAATTCGATCGAGCACGCGCTGATGACGCAGGCCGCGATGCAGGCGCGTTCGCCCGCGGCGCCGGTGTCGCCGGCCTATTCCCTGATGAGCCACGATCACGTCAAGCTGAAGTACCTGTTCGATCTGATCAAGCCGGCCGTGGTGATGGTGCAGGACGGCCCGACCTTCGAGAAGGCCCTGAAAGCGATCGATCTCACCGGCGTCACCGTGGTTCACGTCATGCGGCCCTGCGACGGCATCACAAGCGTCAGCTTCGCGGAGCTTGCGGCAACGCCTGTTACTGCCGATGTCGAGGCGTCGATCGCAAAGATCACACCGCAGACCGTCGGCAAGCTGCTGTTCACCTCCGGCTCGACCGGCATGCCCAAGGCCGTCATCAACACACAGGCGATGATGTGCGCCAATGCGGCGATGATGATGCAGGTACGGCCGCGCAATCCCAGCGGTCCGACCACGACCATGCTGGACTGGATGCCGTGGAATCATACGATGGGCGGCAATGCGGCTTTCCATCCGGTGCTGGTCGACGGCGGCACGCTCTATATCGACGACGGCCGGCCGATGCCGGGCCAGTTCGAGGAAACGCTGCGGAACCTGCGCGAGATCTCGCCGACCTATTACGCCAACGTGCCGGCTGGTTACGCGGCGCTTGCGGCTGCGATGGAAAAGGACGACGCGCTATGTCGTTCCTTCTTCAAGAATCTCTCGATCATGGCCTATGGCGGCGCGCGGTTGCCGGATGATCTCTACGACCGCATGCAGGCCCTGGCCGTGAAGACCACCGGCGAGCGCATCGTGTTCTACACCGGCTGGGGTTCGACCGAGACCGCGCCGACCTCGACCGGCACCTATTGGGATACCGAACGCGTCGGGCTGATCGGCCTGCCGTTCCCCGGCGTCGAATTGAAGATGGTGCCATGCGGCTCGAAATACGAGCTGCGGCTGCGCGGCGTCAACGTCACGCCTGGCTATTTCGGCCAGCCGGAACTGACCAGGAAGATGTTCGACGAGGAAGGATTCTACTGCATCGGCGATGCCGGCATCTTCGTCGACGATGCCGATCCGGTGAAGGGGATCATCTTCGCGGGCCGCGTGGTCGAGGATTTCAAGCTCACCACCGGTACGTTCGTGCATGTCGGCTCGCTCCGCACCGATGCGATCGCAGCCGCGACGCCTGTCGTGCATGACGCGCTGGTCGCGGGCCAGGACCGCCCGTTCATCGGCCTGCTGGCCTGGCCCAATTTGCACGCCTGCCGCCAGCTCGTCGGCAACGCCGATCTCAGCTTCGAGGACGCCGTGAGGCATCCCGAGGTGATCGCATGTTTCAGGCGCGGGCTGGAAGCGCATAACCGGGAATGTGAAGGCGCCAGCAGCCGCATCATCGCGCGCGCGATGCTGATGGCCGAGCCGCCCTCGATCGACGGCAACGAGCTCACCGACAAGGGCTACATCAACCAGCGCGCAGGCCTTGAGCGCCGCGTCGCGCTGGTGGAGCGGCTTTATGCAGACAAGCCGGACCAGGATGTGATCGTGCTGCGATGA